The Sorangiineae bacterium MSr11367 genome window below encodes:
- the lon gene encoding endopeptidase La encodes MNNKRRIVPLLPLRDIVVFPHMGTRLFVGRERSINALDAAMVRDKEIFLAAQKDAKANEPVPDDIFAVGTLGAVRQLLRLPDGTVQVVVEGVKRARVRRYVQTDEFFLVEAEEIAETGTRTVEVEALMRSSQAAFEMYVKLNKKVQPEVLVEVQSVDDPARLADMIVANLLTIKLADKQALLECEDASKRLERLHELMQAEIEILQVEKKIRSRVKKQMEKTQKEYYLNEQMQAIQKELGGGERDEFKNEIQEIEDQIKTKRMSKEATAKVKKELKKLKMMHPTSAEATVVRNYIDWILSLPWYDKSEENYDLGAAEEILDEDHYGLKRIKERILEYLAVQALTKKLKGPVLCFVGPPGVGKTSLCKSIARATGRKFVRLSLGGVRDEAEIRGHRRTYIGAMPGKLIQSLKKAGTNNPVFLLDEVDKMSTDFRGDPAAALLEVLDGEQNDTFNDHYLDVDYDLSDVMFITTANTLSAIPVPLQDRMEIIQLSGYTEFEKLNIAVKYLVPRQKKECGLENVDFTVTESAIRTVIHHYTREAGVRSLEREIASICRKVARQVVNDSKDAEGGETKALAPIVVEAKSIPKYLGVPKYRLGKKEEHDEIGLTNGLSVTSNGGGELLACEVAVVSGKGKLAITGLLEKGMEESAHAAMSYVRSRAQILGLDADFYQKVDVHVHFPEFIRKDGPSAGVTMATSLASALIKVPVKRDLAMTGEITLRGRVLPIGGLKEKLLAAHRSGITTVIVPRENRKDLREVPRRVLRATRIVLVEHMDEVLREALCLDDPDSVFGKPRESWQYVDGELVVRGPGSPRVVPPPPVVDPEPAGTPH; translated from the coding sequence AGAAGGACGCCAAGGCCAACGAGCCGGTGCCGGACGACATTTTCGCCGTCGGCACCCTGGGCGCGGTGCGCCAGCTTTTGCGCCTGCCCGACGGCACCGTGCAAGTGGTGGTCGAGGGCGTGAAGCGCGCGCGTGTGCGCCGCTACGTGCAGACGGACGAGTTCTTCTTGGTCGAGGCCGAGGAGATCGCCGAGACGGGCACGCGCACGGTGGAAGTCGAAGCGCTGATGCGAAGCTCGCAGGCGGCCTTCGAGATGTACGTCAAATTGAACAAGAAGGTGCAGCCCGAGGTGCTCGTCGAGGTGCAATCCGTCGACGACCCGGCGCGCCTGGCCGACATGATCGTGGCCAATCTGCTGACGATCAAACTGGCCGACAAGCAAGCCTTGTTGGAGTGCGAAGACGCCTCCAAACGACTCGAGCGCCTCCACGAGTTGATGCAGGCGGAAATCGAGATCCTGCAGGTCGAAAAGAAGATTCGTTCTCGCGTCAAGAAGCAGATGGAGAAGACGCAGAAGGAATACTACTTGAACGAGCAAATGCAGGCCATCCAGAAGGAACTGGGCGGCGGCGAGCGCGACGAGTTCAAGAACGAGATTCAGGAGATCGAAGACCAGATCAAGACCAAGCGGATGAGCAAAGAGGCCACCGCGAAGGTCAAGAAGGAGCTGAAAAAGCTCAAGATGATGCATCCGACGAGCGCCGAGGCGACCGTCGTTCGCAATTACATCGATTGGATTCTGAGCCTCCCCTGGTACGACAAGAGCGAGGAGAATTACGATCTCGGCGCCGCCGAGGAGATCCTCGACGAGGACCATTACGGCCTCAAACGCATCAAAGAGCGTATTCTCGAATACCTGGCGGTGCAGGCGCTCACCAAGAAGCTCAAAGGCCCGGTCCTCTGCTTCGTGGGGCCGCCGGGCGTCGGCAAGACGAGCCTCTGCAAGAGCATCGCGCGGGCCACGGGTCGCAAATTCGTACGTCTTTCCTTGGGCGGCGTGCGCGACGAGGCGGAGATTCGCGGCCACCGGCGCACGTACATCGGCGCGATGCCGGGCAAGTTGATTCAATCGCTGAAAAAGGCGGGGACGAACAATCCCGTTTTCCTGCTCGACGAAGTCGACAAGATGTCGACCGATTTCCGCGGCGACCCCGCGGCGGCGCTGCTCGAGGTGCTCGACGGCGAGCAGAATGACACGTTCAATGATCACTATTTGGACGTGGATTACGATTTGTCCGACGTGATGTTCATCACCACGGCGAATACGCTTTCGGCCATTCCGGTGCCTTTGCAAGACCGAATGGAGATCATTCAGCTGTCGGGATATACTGAATTCGAAAAGCTGAATATCGCGGTGAAGTATTTGGTGCCGCGGCAGAAGAAGGAGTGCGGTCTCGAGAACGTGGACTTCACGGTGACCGAGAGCGCTATCCGGACGGTGATTCACCACTACACGCGGGAAGCGGGCGTGCGTTCGCTGGAGCGTGAGATTGCGAGCATCTGCCGCAAGGTGGCGCGTCAGGTGGTGAACGATTCGAAGGACGCCGAGGGCGGGGAGACGAAGGCCCTCGCGCCGATCGTGGTGGAGGCGAAGAGCATTCCGAAGTACCTGGGCGTTCCGAAGTACCGCCTCGGGAAGAAGGAAGAGCACGACGAGATCGGGCTCACCAACGGGCTATCGGTCACGAGCAACGGCGGCGGCGAGCTTCTGGCTTGCGAGGTGGCCGTCGTTTCGGGGAAGGGGAAGCTCGCCATCACGGGCCTTCTGGAGAAGGGCATGGAGGAGAGCGCCCACGCGGCGATGAGCTACGTGCGCTCGCGCGCCCAGATCTTGGGCCTCGATGCGGACTTCTATCAAAAGGTCGACGTGCACGTGCACTTCCCGGAATTCATCCGCAAAGACGGGCCGAGCGCCGGCGTGACGATGGCCACGTCGCTCGCGAGCGCGTTGATCAAGGTCCCGGTGAAGCGGGATCTTGCGATGACCGGCGAAATCACGCTGCGCGGGCGGGTGCTGCCGATCGGTGGCCTGAAAGAGAAGCTGCTCGCCGCCCACCGCAGCGGGATCACCACGGTGATCGTGCCGCGCGAGAACCGCAAGGACCTGCGCGAGGTGCCGCGGCGCGTGCTGCGCGCGACGAGGATCGTGCTGGTGGAGCACATGGACGAAGTGTTGCGCGAGGCGCTCTGCCTGGACGACCCCGACTCGGTGTTCGGCAAGCCGCGCGAATCGTGGCAGTACGTCGACGGCGAACTGGTGGTGCGCGGCCCAGGTTCCCCGCGGGTGGTGCCGCCCCCGCCGGTGGTGGATCCGGAGCCAGCGGGCACTCCGCACTGA
- a CDS encoding GxxExxY protein has product MNRQDARDARDVRKEPAAEIDGVASMVIAAAIEVHTNLGLGFVESVYERALGIELRLRGIPFVAQAAFAVSYKGNLVGEARLDLLVADRLVVELKAVDAFNAVHAAQTLSYLKATRLPLALLINFNVPVLLRGVRRVVLTNH; this is encoded by the coding sequence GTGAACCGCCAGGACGCCAGGGACGCCAGGGATGTACGCAAGGAGCCCGCGGCCGAGATTGATGGGGTTGCGAGCATGGTGATCGCCGCCGCGATCGAAGTGCACACGAATCTTGGTCTGGGCTTCGTGGAAAGCGTTTACGAGCGCGCGCTCGGTATCGAGTTGAGGTTGCGCGGTATCCCCTTCGTCGCGCAGGCAGCCTTCGCAGTCTCCTACAAGGGGAACCTCGTGGGGGAAGCACGGCTGGACCTACTCGTCGCCGATCGCCTCGTTGTGGAGCTCAAAGCAGTCGACGCATTCAACGCGGTTCATGCCGCCCAAACGCTCTCCTACCTCAAAGCGACCAGGTTGCCCCTGGCGCTCCTCATCAACTTCAATGTGCCGGTCTTGCTGCGGGGAGTGCGGCGAGTGGTCCTAACGAACCACTAG
- the ychF gene encoding redox-regulated ATPase YchF, with amino-acid sequence MGLSVGIVGLPNVGKSTLFNSLSTAKAEAKNFPFCTIEPNVGVVAVPDPRLAALDGIVHADRIVPTSIQFVDIAGLVRGASKGEGLGNQFLSHIREVDAIVQVARCFEDSNIIHVENRVDPVGDIATVTTELCLKDLDTVERRADRARKAAKGNIPLEKLAAEICEPLAKHLDNGFPARTFKLPDHADAAIVMRDMQLLTAKPTFYVANVDEASLKALDSNPHYVALKKHADAEGSVVVPVCAALEAQIAELEPEDRPEFLAEAGLKEPGLYAVVRAGYAILKLLTFFTAGKQEVRAWTTVIGARAPQAAGVIHTDFEKGFIKAEVIWWEDFVNLGGESKCRDAGKLAIEGKEYVMRDGDVVHFRFNV; translated from the coding sequence ATGGGTCTCTCCGTCGGAATCGTAGGTCTGCCGAACGTGGGCAAGTCCACGCTGTTCAATTCGCTCTCCACGGCCAAGGCCGAGGCGAAAAACTTCCCCTTCTGCACCATCGAGCCGAACGTCGGCGTGGTGGCCGTGCCGGATCCGCGCCTCGCGGCGCTCGACGGCATCGTGCACGCCGACCGCATCGTGCCGACGTCGATCCAATTCGTGGACATCGCCGGCCTGGTGCGCGGCGCCTCCAAGGGCGAGGGCCTGGGCAACCAGTTTCTGAGCCACATTCGCGAGGTGGACGCCATCGTGCAGGTGGCGCGCTGCTTCGAGGATTCGAACATCATTCACGTGGAGAACCGGGTCGATCCCGTGGGCGACATCGCCACAGTCACGACGGAGCTCTGCCTGAAGGATCTCGACACCGTCGAACGCCGCGCCGACCGCGCGCGCAAGGCGGCCAAGGGGAACATTCCGCTGGAAAAGCTGGCGGCGGAGATTTGCGAGCCGCTGGCCAAGCACCTCGACAACGGCTTTCCGGCGCGCACCTTCAAGCTTCCCGACCACGCCGACGCGGCCATCGTCATGCGCGACATGCAGCTTCTCACGGCGAAGCCCACGTTTTACGTGGCCAACGTCGACGAGGCCTCGCTCAAGGCGCTGGATTCGAACCCGCACTACGTGGCGCTGAAGAAGCACGCCGACGCCGAGGGCAGCGTGGTCGTTCCCGTCTGCGCCGCGCTCGAGGCTCAAATTGCCGAGTTGGAGCCGGAAGACCGGCCCGAGTTCTTGGCCGAGGCCGGGTTGAAGGAGCCGGGCCTCTACGCCGTGGTTCGCGCGGGCTACGCGATCCTGAAGCTTTTGACCTTCTTCACCGCCGGCAAGCAGGAGGTGCGCGCCTGGACCACCGTCATCGGCGCCCGCGCCCCGCAAGCCGCAGGTGTCATCCACACCGACTTCGAGAAGGGCTTCATTAAGGCGGAGGTCATCTGGTGGGAGGACTTCGTCAACCTGGGCGGCGAGTCGAAATGCCGCGACGCCGGAAAGCTCGCCATCGAGGGCAAGGAATACGTGATGCGCGACGGCGACGTCGTGCACTTCCGATTCAACGTCTGA
- the coaBC gene encoding bifunctional phosphopantothenoylcysteine decarboxylase/phosphopantothenate--cysteine ligase CoaBC, with product MFDLAGRTVALCVTGSIAAYKSVEVARLCVKAGATVLPVMTHSAAHFVGPVTLSGICGVAVAQDMWDPGFSGEMHVAISERADAVVIVPATADLLSRMAAGRADDLVTALALSAKGPVLAAPAMHPRMWLHPATQRNVDGLVRDGRVQFVGPVSGPVASGDSGPGRMAEPQEIFEALARILTAPAVKDLAGKHVVVTAGPTVEDLDPVRYLGNRSTGKMGFAVAERAAARGADVTLIAGPVTLATPAGVGRVDVRSALSMREALWGALGDDLGRADALVMTAAVADYRPAVTSPVKLKKLKDDKDESTLALVKNPDLLAEVGAKRDARTSPVLVGFAVETGTAEQLEAYARGKLAQKKCDLIVANEARVAFAGDDNRATMVSASGAEALGEMSKRDLADRILDRVAEALKR from the coding sequence ATGTTCGACCTCGCCGGGCGCACCGTCGCCCTTTGTGTCACGGGAAGCATCGCCGCCTACAAAAGCGTGGAGGTGGCACGCCTCTGTGTAAAGGCGGGGGCGACCGTTCTTCCGGTCATGACCCATTCGGCGGCCCATTTCGTGGGGCCGGTGACCCTTTCGGGCATTTGCGGGGTGGCGGTGGCCCAGGACATGTGGGATCCCGGGTTTTCCGGGGAAATGCACGTCGCCATCAGCGAGCGGGCCGATGCCGTGGTCATCGTTCCGGCGACGGCCGACCTGCTCTCGCGCATGGCGGCCGGGCGCGCCGACGACCTGGTGACCGCCCTGGCGCTTTCGGCCAAGGGACCCGTGTTGGCGGCGCCCGCCATGCACCCGCGCATGTGGCTGCATCCCGCCACCCAGCGCAACGTCGACGGACTCGTGCGCGATGGCCGGGTCCAGTTCGTCGGGCCGGTGTCCGGGCCCGTGGCGTCGGGGGACAGCGGCCCGGGCCGCATGGCGGAGCCGCAGGAAATCTTCGAGGCGTTGGCGCGCATCCTGACGGCGCCCGCCGTGAAAGACCTCGCGGGCAAGCACGTCGTCGTCACCGCCGGGCCCACGGTGGAGGATCTCGATCCGGTGCGCTACCTCGGCAACCGCTCCACGGGGAAGATGGGCTTTGCCGTCGCGGAGCGTGCGGCCGCGCGCGGTGCCGACGTGACGCTCATCGCCGGGCCGGTCACATTGGCGACGCCGGCAGGGGTCGGGCGCGTGGACGTGCGCTCGGCGCTGAGCATGCGCGAGGCTTTGTGGGGCGCGCTCGGGGACGATCTCGGGCGAGCGGACGCGCTGGTGATGACCGCGGCGGTCGCGGATTATCGCCCGGCGGTGACCAGCCCCGTGAAGCTGAAAAAGCTCAAGGACGACAAAGACGAGTCGACGCTCGCGCTGGTGAAAAATCCGGATCTCTTGGCCGAGGTGGGTGCGAAGCGGGATGCTCGCACGTCCCCCGTGCTCGTGGGTTTCGCCGTGGAAACGGGAACGGCGGAGCAACTCGAGGCGTATGCGCGCGGCAAGTTGGCACAGAAAAAGTGCGATCTCATCGTGGCCAACGAAGCGCGCGTCGCGTTCGCGGGCGATGACAACCGTGCGACGATGGTGTCGGCATCCGGTGCCGAAGCGCTGGGCGAAATGAGCAAGCGAGACCTCGCGGATCGCATTTTGGATCGCGTGGCCGAAGCGCTGAAGCGGTAG